A section of the Cyanobacteriota bacterium genome encodes:
- a CDS encoding FAD-binding oxidoreductase: protein MQTYDWIVIGNGIAGAALSYELAKQGCSVLVLTQAVTPAQATRYSYGGIAFWAGTTDSMRQLSIDGYKRHQVLSDELGMDTQLRELDLVMPIPYGLDPEAITATYATCAIPPRLITVNEACELEPLLNPSSLEAALTVRHGHILPEVAVKAYNQAFTRLGGIIQLEAVQTLWIENDRILGVKTVTSKIASSNVAICAGGLSRQLGYQAGVQIPHYFTHAEVLETIPVELKLRSLIMPANLQRFAMEAEASRADLDPLWDEPGHEPAPAILDVGACQFLDGRIRIGQVSRVATNPTLVSDPQASEAVLRRGIGSILPALAALPATWHHCLVAFCRDRLPLVGALSSITGLHVFVGFSNPMVIVPILAERLARQVTGQPDPELQQFSPDRFREPSR, encoded by the coding sequence ATGCAAACCTACGACTGGATTGTAATTGGTAATGGTATTGCGGGTGCAGCCCTAAGCTATGAATTGGCCAAGCAAGGCTGCTCAGTATTAGTGCTGACTCAGGCAGTAACCCCAGCCCAAGCAACGCGCTACAGCTACGGTGGTATTGCCTTTTGGGCAGGGACTACAGATTCCATGCGGCAACTAAGTATTGATGGCTATAAGCGTCATCAGGTTTTGTCCGATGAGTTGGGCATGGATACGCAACTGAGAGAACTAGACCTAGTGATGCCGATTCCCTATGGGCTTGATCCTGAGGCGATCACAGCTACCTATGCCACCTGCGCTATTCCCCCTCGGCTAATTACTGTCAACGAAGCTTGCGAATTAGAGCCGCTATTAAATCCCAGTAGCCTAGAAGCTGCTCTCACCGTGCGTCATGGCCACATTCTACCCGAAGTTGCTGTCAAAGCCTACAACCAAGCCTTTACCCGTCTTGGCGGCATCATCCAACTAGAGGCAGTGCAGACTCTCTGGATAGAAAACGACCGCATTCTAGGGGTTAAAACCGTAACCAGCAAGATAGCTAGCAGCAACGTTGCTATTTGTGCAGGTGGACTAAGCCGTCAGCTTGGTTACCAAGCCGGAGTGCAGATTCCTCACTACTTTACCCATGCAGAAGTGCTAGAAACTATACCAGTAGAGCTAAAGTTGCGATCGCTCATCATGCCCGCCAATCTCCAGCGTTTTGCCATGGAAGCTGAAGCTAGCCGTGCCGACCTAGATCCACTCTGGGATGAGCCAGGGCATGAACCAGCCCCTGCTATTTTGGATGTTGGTGCCTGTCAATTTCTCGACGGTAGGATTCGGATTGGGCAGGTGAGTCGTGTAGCCACCAATCCTACCCTGGTTAGCGATCCCCAGGCCAGTGAAGCTGTCCTTCGTCGTGGCATTGGTTCTATTCTGCCTGCCCTAGCTGCTTTGCCAGCTACATGGCACCATTGCCTAGTGGCCTTCTGTCGCGATCGCCTCCCCCTAGTTGGTGCCTTATCTAGTATTACAGGTTTACACGTGTTCGTGGGGTTCAGCAACCCTATGGTTATTGTGCCCATTCTAGCAGAGCGTCTTGCTCGTCAAGTTACAGGTCAACCTGATCCAGAATTACAGCAATTTTCCCCAGATCGTTTTCGTGAACCGTCTAGGTAA